ACGCAACAGCCCTAATTTATTACCAAATTTAATCATAAAATTAACTGCTtgtttaaaattatatatgaaaacattttttttgctttttgccAACAGTGAATGTCGAGTGAATTAGTAACCCAAAAATGGATGCCAAAAGTTACAAGATCATTCATCCTTACTTCCCTCTCCAACCGCTCtcttttagggctcgtttggttcgtaggaaaacgaggggggaaagtgtggtcaacgggaaagtaatgaaatgcctcttgtttggttggagttttcaaaggagagagatggaaaagttgtattcccatgggaatatgattcccacatttcatgggaaagtcttttccatgagaaacatgggaaagttactttcccatgaggtgggaatcactccttttttatttttttccaaaaagacccttcagcattaaagaagcattaaagaggcattaaagacctaatttttattaagggcataataggaattatacataactttcctaggaaagtggatggtcaaccaaacataagcactttggaaattagtcactttctcatggttaaccaaacatgtcaaaagtactttcctaggtattctcttcctaggaatctgattcccaggaatcatattcctgggagggaaaatacttctcgcgaaccaaacgagcccttaaggaGCAACTGGAAGGAGGGAACATTGGAACTGCAAATGCTCTTCTGTTACATAAAAATTCGGATTATGATCACTAATTACGAGAtttcttattttaattaattattttcataatgGGTGTTTTTTTGGGGGGAAATCCTCTGCACCCGGTCACGCTCCCTTTCCCAAAAAGAAAAGCCAGCTGCAACGTACGACGTTCAAGATACGTCTGTTGACTCATTTCATGAGGCACAAAAATCTTATGGTAGACTCACTAGAGATATGTCAAATGATGAGCATTCTATTTTACAACGTTTTCTCTCGCACTCATCTGATGGATGCAATTCAAAAGTCAAATCAACATCAAATTTCTACCACTAATGAACTCCATCAGTTTCataatttaaccaaaaaaaaaaacaagcgtAAAAAAAAGCTTACAAAGCCGACGAGTGTTTATCATCTAATTATATAATGTATATCGGTAAGCACCACGTTCTAAAAAATATGCATTGATTTATCTAAAAGTTTGTATGGAAATACTGAATGATAATTTTGCTAAATATATATCATCTAGCTATATAGTATGTACTGGTCAATATTATGTTCAAGAAACAATGTACAATTTATTTGAAGGTGTGTATTGAGATGCTGGATAACTACTTTGCTAGGTGTGCATTATCTGACCGTGTactatatattgataaatatcatattttgaaaatttgtaACAATTTACCTAAAAGTATGAATGGGTCCCTACTGGGTGTATATCAAAGAAGGTGACTATATATATTTAGAAGCCAACAAGCGTATATCACCTGACTATATTTATACATTAGTGAGTACCATAATTTAAAAATTGTGTATCAATTTATTTAGAGATGCATATTGTAATGTTGGATGACTATTTTGCTAAGTATCTACCGTCTAGCCATAAGTATATATTAGTAAACACAATATTTTTGAAACTTTATATTGATTTGCCCAGAGATGTATATTAGGATATTAAATAACTATGTTACTAGTGGTATATCATCGAACTATGTTAGGGCTGGAATCGGATCGGATACGAATCAGATACTAGCATATCCATAacaatatttgttttgttttacgAATATAGATACGAATACGGATGTTAGTCGGATGCAATaattcatatctatatttgttttaaacagaTACAGATCATATACCgaaaataagaatataaattAGATAATTAAACCTTATGACCATATAATCAAAGATATAAAAAAGTGAAtgataaacaaaaataatagcATGTTAATGTGGCCATTTATTATCCTTAACAGTTCATGAGTgccatataaaattaaataaggttACCAATGGAATAGGATATTTAGATACTAATCGGATAGTTGTCCATCTATATCCAAATCtatttttctctaagatgtatGAATACAGATATTAGTCGGCTACTCAAATTTCTATTCATATTCGGAAAGATTCAGATACGAAAACGGATCTAGATGGATATTATCCAATCTACTTTCATCCTTAAGATATGTAATATCTATTGGTGAGCATCATGCTCTGAAAATTATGTATCGATTTATTTGAAGATGTATATTAAGATGCTAGATGACTATTTCATTAAGAGTACATTACTTGGTCATGGCGAACACTATGCTATGGTCTGGATGCATTTATAAAGAAGAAGATTTCTAGAAGGAGTCATAAATTTTAGGATGCGAAGAAAAGCCTCATAAGAAAGAAGACAAGAATTTGAGAATGAGAAGTAAAGCCTcgtgagaaagaagagaggatgcACTTAGGTCTCTCTTTAGATGGttgattttgattttcttttttatttttttagtcacaaacctttattcctagaaaaaaaaatccaccctaatttaattttttttttttttttaatagacatTAAATATGACAAAATATGAAGCCCAACCCCCTCAACGGCGGTCAGGATTTTTGTTAGTCGATAAGGACGTAATGGGCAACGTGCGGCCACCCATCACGAGGACTCACGGAATTCCCAATCCTTCAAAGGCCTTCCACTCCTCTTTCGGCCTTACGAGTCCCAACCCGTGACAGCTCGCAAGCGGATTCCCTACAAACCAAATTGCAAGGAAACAACATATCAATTCTTTAAAAATCAAGCGGGTGTGAAGAGGTGGCAGTATCTGGTTGGAATTGATTTATTTACAATTGGAAGTACGGACCGAGTGTTCCCGCCAGACCGCCCGAAGTGGTCGCCAAGCTGGCGTACGGCATACGGTGGCGTGCACGGATCTCGAGGTAGCACGGTTCCCAGGGGACACACGATCACGACGCTGCGGCGATGACGGGGCCGTACATCGGTACCGCGCGGCGATTAGGAAGCCCCAGCGGCCGTCCAAGAGCACACGGCTCCGATGCGCATCATCGCCCATCGAGCGGCTCCGGCGAAGCGGATGGAGAATGCAGGCAAGTCCAACCTCGCCGACGTCAAATTGTACGGGGCAATCTCGTCATTTCGTATAATCCGGCTACTAACCAAGaaaatacaaaatcaaattaTCAGGCTACTAATTAATCACTGACCGTCTCATGTTTGGTCTATACATCAATGTGATAGCAAATGGACCATCCTGTCCCTAGAGCATGCAAGCTAAGCAGGAAGAGTCGCCGGAATCAGATATTTGCGATTTTAGGGACAACGAAATCCAGAACAGGAGGGTCAAAACGTCATTTTAGGGAAATAGACGTCTATGATTCGTCGGAGCCAGCTGGGCCGCTTTGGCTCGCGAGGATCTTTATTAATGCGGCTGACAACTAGGACCCGTGAGAAACTCTATTAGTGGGTAACAACAAAATAAAACTATAATTATGATAAATAATTAAAACTGGCACCAGCGTACTAGATTTTAAAACGAAGTAATAGATGGGAAATATTCGGGGCCATTTATTTCTAAGGTTGAAAAAGCAAAAGGAGAAGGGCGAAAGCTACTCATTTTCGCTGCTGCTGCCGCCGCTCCGCTTCCTTCAAGAGAGAATATCGATTAGAGAAAAGCTGAGGCGGCGGAAGCGGAAGCGAGAAACTGAGACCCCGGATCGTTTCACCGTAGCCGGGCTCTgctctcctcttccttctctctggTTCCACGCTTCCTTCTCCTATCTTTTCTTATGGATTATTCCCGCTCCCTTTTCTTCTACCGACCTTTTCCTGTCGGCGATTGCTTCGCTCCCAAGGGATCCGAGCTCTGAAGCCTCCACGATCGGGCGATTCCACCCCGGGGTTTCCCTCATTTGCCCCCGCACTCCGAGCTGGCGGGCCTCAAGGGAACCCtagccctcctcctcctctccgccTTCTCCCGCTTCGCGGATCTATTCCACTTCAAgacgcggcggcggcggcggcggaaggGCGGGGACCACGGCGGCTGCATGATGCTTTGGAtcatgcggatctccggcttctTCTCCGCCGCCACGGTCATGGTcgtcctctccccctccctccagtCCTTCCCACCCGCCGAGGCCATCCGATCCTCCAATCTCGACGGCTACCTCCGCTTCCCCGCCGGCACCCACGCCAGTGGCGCCCGAGACAGCTTCTCGTTCCGCCAGGCCCCGCCATTCCGCAATGCGGAGGAATGCGGCGGCCTCGGCGACGACTCTACCGTTTGTGACCCATCCCTCGTCCACATCGCCATCACCCTCGACGTGGACTACCTCCGTGGTTCCATCGCCGCCGTCCACTCCATCCTGCAGCACGCTCTCTGCCCGGAGAACGTCTTCTTCCATTTCCTCGTCTCCGATACCAGTCTCGAAACCCTGGTCCGCTCCGCCTTCCCCCGGCTCCGATTCAAGGTCTACTACTTCGATCCGGAGAGGGTCCGGGGCTTGATTTCCTCGTCCGTGCGGCAGGCGTTGGAGCAGCCGCTCAACTACGCGAGGAACTACCTCGCCGACATGCTGGAGCCGTGCGTGCGGCGGGTGATCTACCTGGATTCCGATCTTGTGGTGGTCGACGACGTCGCGAAGCTGTGGAGGACGAGCCTGGGGTCGCGGACGGTGGGGGCGCCGGAGTACTGCCACGCCAACTTCACCAAGTACTTCACGGAGCGCTTCTGGTCGGACCCGCGACTCGCCGGGACGTTCGCCGGCCGACGGCCGTGCTATTTCAACACGGGTGTGATGGTCATCGATCTGGTCCGTTGGCGGCGTTTCGGGTACACGCGGCGGATCGTGAGGTGGATGGAGGTACAGAAGGGCggggcgagcgccggctggggcGGCCGGATATACGAGCTGGGCTCGCTGCCGCCGTTCCTTTTGGTGTTCGCGGGACACGTGGCGCCGATCGAGCACAGGTGGAACCAGCACGGGCTGGGCGGTGATAACGTCAAGGGCAGCTGTCGCGACCTCCACCCGGGACCGGTCAGCCTCCTCCACTGGAGCGGCAGCGGCAAGCCCTGGGTGCGGCTCGACTCAAACCGCCCGTGCCCCCTCGACGCCCTTTGGGCCCCTTACGACCTGTACGGCCCCGCCTCCTCGCTGTAAACCCCCATTTTTTTCACCCCTCCTCAACGGGCGTCTTATCGTATCATCATCCCCcacccttttttcctttttttgccgCTCCAACCATCTCCACCCCCTCTTCCACTTTCTATATTTTCCAtattctatttttaattttaccttttttttttttgggtgaccTCACCATTCACTACCAccatcctttttcttcttttacgaggtgatttgtattttattcTATTGTTGTTGCCTCCACAAATAAAAGGAACAGacattcaatttgttttactactccctctctccctccaacTATTTATCTGTCCCACCGGCAGGTGCCGGGTTTTTCTACTTATTAACAGCGAAAGGATCGAACTGAGCAGCAGCGCACGACTGTTAAAGCGCTgatagaaagaacaaagaaGACACGGGGATTTGATTTGGTCTGGAAGGAGGCACCGCCGGTTTCTGGACTTTATTGGCAGGCGATAGAAAGGTGGGAGTCATGGGTAGCGTCGTAGACGTCTGCTTTAAATTAAGGAAGGATTTCAAGGATGTGCCGCTAAAAATTTCATGGCAAGAAGTGAGTAGAATGGCTCGGAGAGAAAGGGGTGAGGCTCTTTTCTGGCCAGAGAGATTGGGATCGTGGAGGCATGGCCTTGTTTCAGTGGCAGCAACAGACTTGTGATTTGTGAACTACCGCCCGAAACCATCGCCTTCCCATTTCTCTGTAACCCTCTGCTTGGCCCACTTCTCCCTCTATTTTTCTCCTAGTTATTCCTTCGCCTTTGCTTACATCGATATAAAGCTATAAgcttttatttcttctattattTCCACTAACATTCTACCACCTTCCATATCATGTCCATCTGCATTCCCAAGTCTtctgttttaaattttatatgctAAAGAAATATTCGTGTCATCCTTGCATTATTAGGGACAGCCCGCAAGGTTCGCTTTCCATAGGAGAGCACTTCGCATCCAAGGAGTGAATGGGGACCGGGTGCCTTTTCCTCTGTTAACTCGTGTCCATGCTCTGTATTCGGCCCTCTCATTCTCCTTATTCTTGCCGGGCTTCGATAGTTTGTCGTGATGGCGACATCCATCTCCTAATACTTTGTTTAATTAGCGGTTACATCTTCCTATCATTAAGAAACCAGGCTTGGTGTGAGGCTCGGGGGTTGCTTTTTGGCTTTTGGAgtggcttttttttaaaaaaaagtaaattacATAACTTTTTTCGAGGTTTAGGTTTATCCAGTAATGCGTACAACCCACACTTCCATTCCATTCAATTAAattaatggttgtgttaataaaactatttatctcatataaaaaatcaaaattgctTCTCGATAGAAAGGTAGATGCACATATTTTGTTTATGTTCTTGAGTGGTTGCTATATCATTTTAGATTATTTGGatcatttttgaaattcttttttgATATTAAAGTTGGATTCCATTTGAGGTAATGTGGATTAAAGTATTGTATAAATACAAATTTAGAGGGACTAAGTATAGATTTTCTAAATTATTAGaggtaaatataatttatctttcatcttAGAGAGGATTTTGtgtatatctatatatttattattttttttagcagTAAGTAGCCCAAAATCTGGTCTCCCCTCAGCACAGCTTGGAGTTTTCCGTGTCATCTCGTTCTGGATTTCGTTTGGTGGCAGAAGGGACCTTCTTGCTGGTTTCCAGTTTATGTTTGTAGCTTCTTTCGAGGACTAATTTGGGCTCTGTCGATCAGGAATAATTTAGCTACTTAGATCGACAGCCATTTTGTGTTTGATTCCTGTCGATAGATTCTTCATTATGATGTCCATTTTATGCTTAATTCCTTGCAGGGATAACTATGTAGGCTGAGTAACTATGCACAAGGATTAAACAGGCCTATGTTTGGGAAAAAACAGGTTTAGACAAGTACTTACAAGGACAAAAACGTTCCGCTTGTTTCTATTGGAAGTGGCTAGGTTCATCCTAATAATCTCCCGGCGGAGCAGTTAGTTACTACATGAGTTCAATGTTTGTGCCTATAAATGATGTGCACCATGAGTTGTAATTTTTCATGAGTAGTAGTATGAGTAAAGAAATGAACACTTCATTTACatatatttagttattattagAGACTTGGCTCTGTCAGTTGTCCACTAGAGATTTCTGGAATAAAGAGAAAGGGGGTTCGGCTTTGAAGGGCCGGATATTCCTTGCTGCAGAGGCTAGGGTTGGTGAGGGCATATTGCATGTGGTGGTCCTGCCAAATGAAATGAGAACCCATGGGCTGGTGTGGGCCATCCGATTGTTCCTTTCTTCTACCACAACCGTCCAATCCCTTGTTGCACCGTTGCTTCTTAAAGAGTTGTTCATTGGAGTGTGAGGCTGGTAGGGAAACAAAAAGATCGGCTGGCCTGGAATTTTATGTAACGAGTCAAGCCATGCAGCTATTGCGATGGTGGTCCAACGAGCGAGCCAGTGGGCCCGTCGGTTGGTGGGTTGAGATCAACGGGCCCGTGATGTCGGCGGTTGTGGTGTTCCGGCTTCTGTTTCTACGTATCAAAAGTTGTACCACTGCGCTTCTGGACCTGTCCTCCAACTGATATGTTAATCACAATCTAAGATTTTGCTTGAAATATTTGGATTATAAATGCTACTTGCTCCAGAATATTTTACTTTTAGGGTGATTCCACTTGGTTCTATGTAGCATTCTAGGTCCAGCAAGCCAGCTCAATCTATCTTTACTTGGGCCACAAATTTAGGGGCATGTCTTGGGCAAACTATATCCTGCACCGCCTGCATCATGAGGCCGTGCATGCCACCGG
The Phoenix dactylifera cultivar Barhee BC4 chromosome 3, palm_55x_up_171113_PBpolish2nd_filt_p, whole genome shotgun sequence DNA segment above includes these coding regions:
- the LOC103724276 gene encoding probable galacturonosyltransferase-like 7, translated to MMLWIMRISGFFSAATVMVVLSPSLQSFPPAEAIRSSNLDGYLRFPAGTHASGARDSFSFRQAPPFRNAEECGGLGDDSTVCDPSLVHIAITLDVDYLRGSIAAVHSILQHALCPENVFFHFLVSDTSLETLVRSAFPRLRFKVYYFDPERVRGLISSSVRQALEQPLNYARNYLADMLEPCVRRVIYLDSDLVVVDDVAKLWRTSLGSRTVGAPEYCHANFTKYFTERFWSDPRLAGTFAGRRPCYFNTGVMVIDLVRWRRFGYTRRIVRWMEVQKGGASAGWGGRIYELGSLPPFLLVFAGHVAPIEHRWNQHGLGGDNVKGSCRDLHPGPVSLLHWSGSGKPWVRLDSNRPCPLDALWAPYDLYGPASSL